Proteins encoded together in one Camelina sativa cultivar DH55 chromosome 9, Cs, whole genome shotgun sequence window:
- the LOC104710647 gene encoding bidirectional sugar transporter SWEET4-like — translation MVNATVARNIAGICGNVISLFLFLSPIPTFITIYKKKKVEEYKADPYLATVLNCALWVFYGLPVVHPDSLLVITINATGLAIELFYLAMFFYFSPTTRKVKVGLWLIGEMVFVGIVATCTLLLFHTHNQRSSFVGILCVIFVSLMYIAPLTIMSKVIKTKSVKYMPFSLSLANFLNGGVWVIYALIKFDLFILIGNGLGTVSGLVQLILYACYYKTTPKDDGEEDEENVSKANSQLQLSGNHGQAKRVAA, via the exons ATGGTTAACGCGACAGTTGCGAGAAACATTGCCGGCATTTGTG GAAATGTCATCtccttgttcttgttcttatcTCCCAT ACCTACGTTCATAACGatatacaagaagaagaaggtggaggagTACAAAGCTGACCCATACTTAGCCACGGTGCTAAATTGCGCACTATGGGTCTTTTATGGCTTACCAGTGGTTCATCCAGATAGTCTCCTTGTGATCACCATTAATGCCACTGGCCTTGCAATAGAGCTTTTCTATCTCGCTATGTTCTTTTACTTTTCTCCAACTACTCGCAAG GTGAAAGTGGGGCTATGGTTAATAGGAGAGATGGTGTTTGTAGGAATAGTAGCCACATGCACATTGTTATTGTTCCACACACATAACCAGAGATCTTCTTTTGTTGGAATCCTTTGTGTCATATTTGTTAGCCTCATGTATATTGCTCCTCTCACCATCATG AGTAAGGTGATCAAGACAAAAAGTGTGAAGTACATgccattctctctctcacttgcCAACTTTCTCAATGGTGGCGTTTGGGTTATTTATGCACTTATTAAATTTGACCTTTTCATTTTG ATTGGAAATGGACTTGGAACAGTATCAGGTTTAGTACAACTGATACTCTATGCTTGCTATTACAAGACAACACCAaaagatgatggagaagaagatgaggagaatGTTTCTAAGGCTAACTCTCAGTTACAACTTAGTGGAAACCATGGACAAGCTAAACGAGTTGCAgcttga
- the LOC104715073 gene encoding glutathione S-transferase T2-like gives MDPNDYMNPYRPISSYLNLLQIQPDTQNLDYSPSLSPCSEAPSSPASSPQENRKSRQAWLPTDDTMLVSAWLNTSKDPITSNQQRLASFWARIVKYFTSCPNAVGRPKREASHRKQRWGRINDLVCKFVGCYEAVTREKSSGQNEDDVMKLAHEIYFNDHGHKFTLKHAWLVLRYDQKWMHTIRLMWMNPLPRPPGVKSAKGKSKKCSNTQPIDVEEDGKAYLEFQLDRVSKMYEMKQKDFELKEKEFAMKKEHIKHVMLENLIAK, from the exons ATGGATCCAAACGATTACATGAATCCATATCGTCCCATCTCTAGCTATTTGAATCTGTTGCAAATTCAACCTGATACCCAAAACCTCGATTACTCTCCTTCTCTAAGTCCATGTTCTGAAGCTCCATCTTCACCTGCATCCTCCCCACAAGAAAACCGCAAGTCAAGGCAAGCATGGTTACCAACAGATGATACCATGTTGGTCAGCGCTTGGCTCAACACTAGCAAGGATCCGATTACTTCCAACCAGCAAAGACTTGCATCCTTTTGGGCAAGGATTGTGAAATACTTTACATCCTGTCCGAATGCTGTTGGTCGGCCAAAGAGAGAGGCGAGTCACCGTAAGCAGAGGTGGGGGAGGATAAACGACTTGGTGTGCAAGTTTGTTGGATGTTATGAGGCTGTGACTAGGGAGAAGTCTAGTGGAcagaatgaagatgatgtgatGAAGTTAGCACATGAGATATACTTTAATGATCATGGACATAAGTTTACCTTGAAGCATGCATGGCTTGTCTTAAGATACGATCAAAAATG GATGCACACCATCCGATTGATGTGGATGAACCCATTGCCCCGTCCTCCTGGTGTTAAGTCTGCCAAGGGGAAGTCCAAAAAATGCTCTAACACCCAACCGAttgatgtggaggaagatggGAAAGCTTACTTGGAGTTTCAGTTGGATCGAGTTTCGAAGATGTATGAGATGAAGCAGAAGGACTTTGAATTGAAAGAGAAGGAGTTCGCTATGAAGAAGGAGCATATCAAGCATGTGATGCTTGAAAATCTGATTGCTAAATAG